The Methyloferula stellata AR4 genome includes a window with the following:
- a CDS encoding sulfite exporter TauE/SafE family protein, producing the protein MNFAYSISGFFVGMLVGLTGVGGGSLMTPLLVLFFGIAPATAVGTDLLYASITKCGGTLVHAWNRTIEWGVVGRLAAGSVPATIATLLFLNYLGTKSHGAHGLITNVLGFALILTAITLIFRKWMLSHLARYSEGLSDWHRTALTVLLGVFLGVLVSISSVGAGAIGVTVLISLYPNMRIAHIVGSDIVHAVPLAFIAGIGHWWFLGSVDWAMLISLLIGSLPGIVIGSLLAAHVPDRILRPLLAGTLAVVGIKLSF; encoded by the coding sequence ATCAATTTCGCCTATTCGATCTCGGGTTTCTTCGTCGGAATGCTCGTCGGGCTGACAGGCGTCGGCGGCGGCTCGCTCATGACGCCGCTCTTGGTTTTGTTTTTCGGCATAGCGCCGGCAACCGCCGTCGGCACGGACCTGCTCTATGCATCGATTACCAAATGCGGCGGCACGCTTGTCCATGCGTGGAACCGCACGATCGAATGGGGCGTCGTCGGCAGGCTCGCGGCGGGCAGCGTGCCTGCGACGATCGCAACTCTACTGTTCCTCAATTATCTTGGCACCAAGAGTCATGGCGCGCATGGCTTGATCACCAATGTCCTTGGCTTCGCGCTGATTCTGACGGCCATTACGTTGATCTTTCGCAAATGGATGCTGTCGCATCTCGCGCGCTATTCGGAAGGGCTTTCCGACTGGCACAGGACAGCGCTGACCGTTTTGCTGGGCGTGTTCCTCGGCGTGCTTGTTTCGATCTCATCGGTCGGCGCGGGCGCAATCGGCGTCACCGTGCTGATCTCGCTTTATCCGAACATGCGCATCGCGCATATCGTCGGCTCGGACATCGTCCATGCGGTGCCCTTGGCCTTCATCGCTGGCATCGGCCATTGGTGGTTTTTAGGCTCCGTCGATTGGGCGATGCTGATCTCGCTTCTGATCGGCTCCTTGCCCGGCATTGTCATTGGCAGCCTTTTGGCGGCGCATGTGCCAGACCGCATCCTGCGGCCGCTGCTCGCCGGCACGCTCGCAGTGGTGGGGATCAAACTGTCTTTTTGA
- a CDS encoding type II toxin-antitoxin system HicB family antitoxin, protein MSDLRYPILVEPLSPEDGGGFVALVPDLPGCMSDGASPEEAVVNVKDAIEAWLEAAAEAGKIIPEPSKHLTRV, encoded by the coding sequence ATGAGCGATCTTCGATATCCCATCCTGGTTGAGCCTCTTTCCCCGGAAGATGGCGGTGGCTTTGTCGCGCTTGTTCCAGACCTGCCGGGATGCATGAGCGATGGCGCCAGCCCCGAAGAAGCTGTCGTCAATGTCAAGGACGCCATTGAAGCGTGGCTTGAAGCGGCCGCTGAAGCCGGAAAAATCATTCCGGAACCATCCAAGCATTTGACGCGAGTCTAA
- the recF gene encoding DNA replication/repair protein RecF (All proteins in this family for which functions are known are DNA-binding proteins that assist the filamentation of RecA onto DNA for the initiation of recombination or recombinational repair.), producing the protein MASQMLPASSSVRPAVRRLQLTDFRSYRSLDLAVDAPMIVLTGDNGAGKTNLLEALSFLTAGRGLRRPELAECAASQGSGGWAVSVDIDTDQGAVRLGTGIDPPNGNGLLRRYRIDREPVASIKSFADHVRVVWLTPAMDRLFSGSAGERRRFLDRLVLAVDSEHGTRVASLERALRNRNRLLEDFNHRPDAKWLDAVEREIAELAVAVAAARHETVTRLSALIATMPAEATAFPLPELSLEGEIEPMIGGRPALEVEDHYRMILREQRGRDAAAGRTLIGPHASDLNVRFAAKALDAAQASTGEQKALLITIVLAHARLVADMSGIAPIILLDEIAAHLDPARRIALYEALASLRAQVWMTGADPLAFADVPGDAQMLKVTPGQVTAFPRFSGNSSP; encoded by the coding sequence ATGGCGTCTCAAATGCTTCCGGCTTCGAGCTCCGTCCGTCCGGCGGTTCGGCGCCTCCAACTCACGGATTTCCGCTCCTACAGAAGCCTCGACCTCGCCGTCGATGCGCCGATGATCGTGCTCACCGGCGACAATGGCGCCGGCAAGACCAATCTTCTCGAAGCCTTGTCTTTCCTCACCGCCGGGCGCGGGCTGCGCCGGCCTGAACTTGCCGAATGCGCCGCGTCGCAAGGCTCCGGCGGCTGGGCGGTGTCGGTCGATATCGATACGGACCAAGGCGCGGTACGGCTCGGCACAGGCATAGATCCGCCGAACGGCAATGGCTTGCTGCGCCGCTACCGGATCGACCGCGAGCCAGTCGCATCGATCAAGAGCTTTGCCGACCATGTCCGCGTGGTCTGGCTGACGCCCGCCATGGACCGGCTCTTTTCCGGCTCCGCCGGCGAGCGGCGGCGTTTTCTCGACAGGCTCGTGCTCGCGGTCGATTCAGAACATGGCACCCGCGTCGCCTCGCTCGAACGCGCCCTGCGCAACCGCAATCGCCTGCTCGAGGATTTCAACCATCGGCCGGATGCCAAATGGCTCGATGCGGTCGAACGCGAAATCGCCGAATTGGCCGTGGCCGTCGCTGCGGCCCGGCATGAAACGGTCACGCGCCTTTCGGCGCTCATCGCCACAATGCCAGCCGAGGCCACGGCTTTTCCGTTGCCGGAGCTTTCGCTCGAAGGCGAGATCGAGCCTATGATCGGCGGAAGGCCCGCGCTGGAGGTCGAAGATCATTACCGGATGATTTTGCGCGAGCAGCGCGGCCGCGACGCAGCCGCCGGCCGCACCTTGATTGGACCGCATGCGAGCGATCTCAACGTGCGATTCGCCGCCAAGGCGCTTGATGCAGCTCAGGCCTCGACGGGCGAGCAAAAGGCCTTGCTGATCACGATCGTGCTCGCGCATGCGCGGCTCGTCGCGGATATGAGCGGAATCGCGCCGATCATCCTGCTCGACGAGATCGCGGCGCATCTCGACCCGGCGCGACGGATCGCGCTTTATGAGGCGCTCGCGAGTTTGCGCGCACAGGTCTGGATGACGGGCGCCGACCCGCTGGCTTTCGCCGACGTGCCGGGCGACGCGCAGATGCTGAAGGTTACGCCCGGCCAGGTGACGGCTTTTCCCCGTTTTTCCGGCAATTCATCCCCATGA
- a CDS encoding GNAT family N-acetyltransferase has protein sequence MARHLKTPESSCRPRAESELSALVDLWVASWQKAMPQIDFEARRDWFRDHLSGLEAGGFQTICAFDMQGIIVGFVTVNPKTHNLAQLAVTPDAWGSGLASQLLAEARRLSPEALVLDVNEDNPRAIRFYQREGFVRTGEGVNALSGLKTLRMQWRLGPTT, from the coding sequence ATGGCCCGCCATCTCAAAACTCCGGAGTCTTCCTGCCGCCCCCGTGCTGAAAGCGAGCTCTCCGCTCTTGTCGACCTATGGGTGGCGAGCTGGCAGAAAGCCATGCCGCAGATCGATTTCGAAGCGCGGCGAGACTGGTTTCGAGACCATCTGAGCGGCCTCGAAGCAGGCGGATTTCAAACAATCTGCGCTTTCGATATGCAAGGCATCATCGTCGGCTTCGTGACCGTCAACCCCAAGACGCACAATCTCGCTCAGCTTGCCGTGACACCTGATGCCTGGGGCTCTGGCTTGGCCTCGCAGCTTCTCGCCGAGGCGCGGCGCCTGTCACCCGAAGCGCTCGTCCTCGATGTGAATGAAGACAATCCGCGCGCCATTCGCTTTTACCAGCGCGAGGGTTTTGTGCGAACCGGCGAAGGCGTAAATGCCTTGTCGGGCCTGAAGACTTTAAGGATGCAATGGCGGCTTGGCCCTACGACTTAG